One Euphorbia lathyris chromosome 1, ddEupLath1.1, whole genome shotgun sequence DNA segment encodes these proteins:
- the LOC136211110 gene encoding potassium transporter 3 isoform X2, whose translation MALLLVTLFGASMVLIMGVLTPAISILSSVEGLSIRVKDLNQGMVVFVTCVLLIGLFVLQYRGTQRIAFTFSPVVTIWLLSLAIIGAYNMIHWNKGVYRALSPYYIYKFFRETGKDGWISLGGVLLCITGTEIMYADLGQFSAPSIRVAFSFVYPCLVLQYMGQAAFLSKNFSAVSMSFYSSIPESVFWPVLVMSILASVVASQAVVSATFATVKQCLAYGCFPRVKIVHKPNWVGRQIYIPEINWIQMILCLAVTIGFQDTNRIGNAYGFACMTIIFVNTSLMSLVIQFILHKSVAIALAYFFVFGIIEIIFLSSSCVRIPKGGWVALVLSAITVFIMFVWQYGSRKKYLYDLHNKMAMKWILTLGSDLGIVRVPGIGLIYTELASGVPASFSHFLTNLPAFYQIVVFVCHKIVPVPYVPEKERYLIGRIGPKSYRIYRCIVRNGYKDVQGKENEYDVENALVMSIAEFIQMEAEGFGSVDGPLDNRMAVVRTSEKFGKRFVVQESEGDETNSSWSASALVSSSRSTALQKLRSIYQLESPQLRNRKRIQLKLSDEDYKDSQVKDELLELLEAKQAGVAYVIGHSYVKAKWNSPFLKRLLINIFYSFLRKNCRSPGVILDIPHISLIKVGMNYYI comes from the exons ATGGCGTTGCTTCTCGTTACCTTGTTCGGTGCTAGCATGGTTCTCATAATGGGTGTTCTTACACCAGCAATTTCTA TTCTTTCATCGGTTGAAGGGCTGAGTATTCGAGTCAAGGATTTAAATCAGG GAATGGTGGTTTTCGTTACCTGCGTTCTGTTGATCGGCCTTTTCGTTCTGCAGTATCGTGGAACACAGAGGATTGCGTTTACGTTTTCTCCTGTTGTGACTATATGGTTACTGTCTCTTGCCATCATTGGTGCCTACAATATGATACACTGGAATAAAGGAGTATACCGGGCTCTTTCTCCATATTATATATACAAGTTCTTCCGGGAGACTGGAAAAGACGGGTGGATATCTTTGGGAGGAGTGCTTTTATGCATTACTG GAACTGAAATTATGTATGCAGACCTTGGCCAGTTCTCAGCTCCATCAATAAGG GTTGCATTCAGTTTTGTATACCCGTGTTTAGTGTTGCAATACATGGGGCAAGCTGCATTTCTTTCAAAAAACTTCTCTGCGGTGTCAATGAGTTTCTACTCTTCAATTCCAG AGTCCGTTTTCTGGCCGGTTCTGGTGATGTCGATTTTAGCTTCTGTTGTTGCTAGCCAAGCTGTAGTCTCTGCCACATTTGCAACTGTCAAACAATGCCTAGCGTACGGATGTTTCCCTCGCGTCAAGATTGTGCACAAACCAAATTGGGTTGGTCGTCAGATATACATCCCCGAGATAAATTGGATACAAATGATTCTTTGTCTGGCTGTCACAATCGGATTTCAAGACACTAATCGCATAGGAAATGCATACG GGTTTGCGTGCATGACTATAATATTCGTGAATACAAGTTTGATGTCATTGGTCATCCAATTTATATTGCATAAGAGTGTTGCCATTGCGCTTGCATACTTTTTCGTCTTCGGAATAATCGAGATAATCTTTCTATCATCTTCGTGTGTGAGAATCCCGAAGGGCGGATGGGTTGCTCTCGTGCTCTCTGCTATTACGGTGTTCATTATGTTCGTCTGGCAGTACGGTAGCAGGAAGAAGTACTTATATGATCTCCACAACAAAATGGCCATGAAATGGATTCTTACACTCGGTTCTGATCTTGGTATCGTAAGGGTTCCCGGGATTGGTCTTATCTACACGGAGTTAGCAAGTGGCGTCCCAGCCTCGTTCTCCCATTTCTTAACGAATTTACCAGCGTTCTACCAGATTGTTGTATTCGTCTGTCATAAGATTGTTCCTGTTCCTTATGTCCCTGAAAAAGAACGGTACCTTATAGGCCGTATTGGCCCCAAATCATACCGGATATATCGATGCATTGTCCGAAACGGCTACAAAGATGTGCAAGGAAAGGAAAACGAATACGATGTTGAGAATGCACTCGTGATGAGCATCGCAGAGTTCATTCAAATGGAAGCTGAAGGTTTCGGGAGCGTAGACGGACCTTTGGACAACCGAATGGCAGTTGTGCGAACATCGGAGAAGTTCGGGAAGAGATTCGTAGTTCAAGAAAGCGAAGGGGATGAAACGAACAGCAGCTGGAGTGCTTCGGCACTAGTAAGCAGCAGCAGATCAACTGCGTTACAGAAATTACGATCAATTTATCAGCTAGAATCGCCACAACTCAGAAATCGGAAGCGAATCCAGCTAAAGCTTTCCGACGAAGACTACAAGGATTCTCAAGTCAAGGACGAGCTCTTGGAGCTTCTCGAAGCTAAGCAAGCTGGGGTAGCGTACGTAATTGGCCACTCGTATGTTAAGGCGAAATGGAATTCGCCGTTCTTGAAGAGGCTTCTGATCAACATTTTCTACTCTTTCCTCCGTAAAAATTGCCGGTCTCCCGGTGTGATCTTGGATATTCctcatatttctttaattaaGGTTGGGATGAACTATTATATATAG
- the LOC136211110 gene encoding potassium transporter 3 isoform X1, giving the protein MVESTTRGKHMLLLAYQSFGLVFGVLSTSPLYVYNSIFSGRLRRYQTEDTVFGAFSLIFWTLTVFSLFKYVVFMLSVSDNSEGGIFALYSLLCRQAKFSLLPNQQAADEELSTYHGETHLTRTLSSSSSQSRKFIERRKKTKMALLLVTLFGASMVLIMGVLTPAISILSSVEGLSIRVKDLNQGMVVFVTCVLLIGLFVLQYRGTQRIAFTFSPVVTIWLLSLAIIGAYNMIHWNKGVYRALSPYYIYKFFRETGKDGWISLGGVLLCITGTEIMYADLGQFSAPSIRVAFSFVYPCLVLQYMGQAAFLSKNFSAVSMSFYSSIPESVFWPVLVMSILASVVASQAVVSATFATVKQCLAYGCFPRVKIVHKPNWVGRQIYIPEINWIQMILCLAVTIGFQDTNRIGNAYGFACMTIIFVNTSLMSLVIQFILHKSVAIALAYFFVFGIIEIIFLSSSCVRIPKGGWVALVLSAITVFIMFVWQYGSRKKYLYDLHNKMAMKWILTLGSDLGIVRVPGIGLIYTELASGVPASFSHFLTNLPAFYQIVVFVCHKIVPVPYVPEKERYLIGRIGPKSYRIYRCIVRNGYKDVQGKENEYDVENALVMSIAEFIQMEAEGFGSVDGPLDNRMAVVRTSEKFGKRFVVQESEGDETNSSWSASALVSSSRSTALQKLRSIYQLESPQLRNRKRIQLKLSDEDYKDSQVKDELLELLEAKQAGVAYVIGHSYVKAKWNSPFLKRLLINIFYSFLRKNCRSPGVILDIPHISLIKVGMNYYI; this is encoded by the exons ATG GTGGAAAGTACAACTAGAGGAAAACATATGCTTCTGTTAGCATATCAAAGTTTTGGCTTAGTGTTTGGTGTCTTGAGCACTTCCCCGCTCTATGTTTATAACAGTATATTTTCGGGGAGGCTTCGTCGTTATCAAACGGAAGACACAGTTTTTGGCGCTTTTTCCTTGATTTTTTGGACTTTGACGGTTTTTTCCTTGTTCAAGTATGTCGTTTTCATGTTGAGTGTGAGTGATAATAGCGAAG GGGGGATATTTGCTCTGTATTCACTTCTTTGCCGGCAGGCGAAATTCTCCTTGCTCCCGAATCAGCAAGCAGCAGATGAGGAGCTTTCGACATATCACGGTGAAACTCACCTTACTAGAACTttgtcttcctcttcctctcaatCTAGGAAGTTTATTGAGAGAAGGAAGAAAACGAAAATGGCGTTGCTTCTCGTTACCTTGTTCGGTGCTAGCATGGTTCTCATAATGGGTGTTCTTACACCAGCAATTTCTA TTCTTTCATCGGTTGAAGGGCTGAGTATTCGAGTCAAGGATTTAAATCAGG GAATGGTGGTTTTCGTTACCTGCGTTCTGTTGATCGGCCTTTTCGTTCTGCAGTATCGTGGAACACAGAGGATTGCGTTTACGTTTTCTCCTGTTGTGACTATATGGTTACTGTCTCTTGCCATCATTGGTGCCTACAATATGATACACTGGAATAAAGGAGTATACCGGGCTCTTTCTCCATATTATATATACAAGTTCTTCCGGGAGACTGGAAAAGACGGGTGGATATCTTTGGGAGGAGTGCTTTTATGCATTACTG GAACTGAAATTATGTATGCAGACCTTGGCCAGTTCTCAGCTCCATCAATAAGG GTTGCATTCAGTTTTGTATACCCGTGTTTAGTGTTGCAATACATGGGGCAAGCTGCATTTCTTTCAAAAAACTTCTCTGCGGTGTCAATGAGTTTCTACTCTTCAATTCCAG AGTCCGTTTTCTGGCCGGTTCTGGTGATGTCGATTTTAGCTTCTGTTGTTGCTAGCCAAGCTGTAGTCTCTGCCACATTTGCAACTGTCAAACAATGCCTAGCGTACGGATGTTTCCCTCGCGTCAAGATTGTGCACAAACCAAATTGGGTTGGTCGTCAGATATACATCCCCGAGATAAATTGGATACAAATGATTCTTTGTCTGGCTGTCACAATCGGATTTCAAGACACTAATCGCATAGGAAATGCATACG GGTTTGCGTGCATGACTATAATATTCGTGAATACAAGTTTGATGTCATTGGTCATCCAATTTATATTGCATAAGAGTGTTGCCATTGCGCTTGCATACTTTTTCGTCTTCGGAATAATCGAGATAATCTTTCTATCATCTTCGTGTGTGAGAATCCCGAAGGGCGGATGGGTTGCTCTCGTGCTCTCTGCTATTACGGTGTTCATTATGTTCGTCTGGCAGTACGGTAGCAGGAAGAAGTACTTATATGATCTCCACAACAAAATGGCCATGAAATGGATTCTTACACTCGGTTCTGATCTTGGTATCGTAAGGGTTCCCGGGATTGGTCTTATCTACACGGAGTTAGCAAGTGGCGTCCCAGCCTCGTTCTCCCATTTCTTAACGAATTTACCAGCGTTCTACCAGATTGTTGTATTCGTCTGTCATAAGATTGTTCCTGTTCCTTATGTCCCTGAAAAAGAACGGTACCTTATAGGCCGTATTGGCCCCAAATCATACCGGATATATCGATGCATTGTCCGAAACGGCTACAAAGATGTGCAAGGAAAGGAAAACGAATACGATGTTGAGAATGCACTCGTGATGAGCATCGCAGAGTTCATTCAAATGGAAGCTGAAGGTTTCGGGAGCGTAGACGGACCTTTGGACAACCGAATGGCAGTTGTGCGAACATCGGAGAAGTTCGGGAAGAGATTCGTAGTTCAAGAAAGCGAAGGGGATGAAACGAACAGCAGCTGGAGTGCTTCGGCACTAGTAAGCAGCAGCAGATCAACTGCGTTACAGAAATTACGATCAATTTATCAGCTAGAATCGCCACAACTCAGAAATCGGAAGCGAATCCAGCTAAAGCTTTCCGACGAAGACTACAAGGATTCTCAAGTCAAGGACGAGCTCTTGGAGCTTCTCGAAGCTAAGCAAGCTGGGGTAGCGTACGTAATTGGCCACTCGTATGTTAAGGCGAAATGGAATTCGCCGTTCTTGAAGAGGCTTCTGATCAACATTTTCTACTCTTTCCTCCGTAAAAATTGCCGGTCTCCCGGTGTGATCTTGGATATTCctcatatttctttaattaaGGTTGGGATGAACTATTATATATAG